From a region of the Deinococcus terrestris genome:
- a CDS encoding glycosyltransferase family 2 protein has protein sequence MSSPVPPSPPRVAVVIPAYNEEDTVATVVQVALDFTPEVVVASDGSADLTAEVARAAGARVVELPHNRGKGPALKAALEAATADYVVMLDADLVGLTREHLEQLLAPVLAGDLDMAIGVFEGGGSFASDWGNKLTPNLSGQRACRRDWLLSVPRLGEERWPEPPITDHLRETGARWGYVELGQVRQVLKETKRGFWKGARARTRMYADLLTYRRRKRRG, from the coding sequence ATGTCGTCGCCCGTCCCCCCCTCCCCCCCCCGCGTGGCGGTCGTGATTCCGGCGTACAACGAGGAAGACACCGTGGCGACCGTGGTGCAGGTGGCCCTGGACTTCACCCCGGAGGTCGTCGTGGCGAGCGACGGGAGCGCCGACCTCACGGCCGAAGTGGCGCGGGCAGCGGGAGCGCGGGTGGTGGAGTTGCCGCACAACCGCGGCAAGGGTCCGGCCCTGAAGGCCGCGCTGGAGGCGGCGACCGCCGACTACGTGGTGATGCTGGACGCCGACCTCGTGGGGCTGACGCGGGAGCATCTGGAGCAGCTTCTGGCGCCTGTGCTGGCGGGCGACCTCGACATGGCGATCGGGGTCTTTGAGGGGGGCGGCAGCTTTGCGAGCGACTGGGGCAACAAGCTCACCCCCAACCTCAGCGGGCAGCGGGCCTGCCGCCGCGACTGGCTGCTCTCGGTGCCCCGGCTGGGCGAGGAACGCTGGCCCGAACCGCCCATCACCGACCATCTGCGCGAGACGGGCGCCCGCTGGGGCTACGTGGAGCTGGGGCAGGTGCGGCAGGTCCTCAAGGAGACCAAGCGCGGCTTCTGGAAAGGCGCCCGCGCCCGCACCCGGATGTACGCCGATCTGCTGACCTACCGCCGCCGCAAACGCCGGGGGTAG
- a CDS encoding FAD-dependent oxidoreductase, translated as MSEQTFSPSLGRPLRVAVIGSGPSGIYAAEALTKQTALPVEVDVFDRLPTPYGLVRYGVAPDHLTIKSVTRAFEKVLSDPRVRFLGNVEFGTDLTHEEARGLYDAIIYTVGASADRRLGIPGEDLRGSMSATEFVAWYNGHPDAAARELVLNAQGVAVVGVGNVALDVSRILVKTVDELRGSDIAGHALEVLERSQVRDVWVLGRRGAAQAKFTTKELREFGELSAADPIVKPAEVQIDEATEALITDNTVKKNLEVLRDFAVRTPEGKERRIHLRFLVSPVEILDDGTGHVGGLKVERNVLDESGNAVGTGEYEVLPVQMVLRSVGYKGVALPGVPFDERRGVIPNAEGRVEGRPGEYTAGWIKRGPSGVIGTNKKDAVDTVAGLLADAQAGALPAAPQPSRETVDALLRGKGVDVYTYHDWQVLDAHELAQGEQQGRPRAKVVHRHEMLTHRKG; from the coding sequence ATGAGCGAGCAGACCTTTTCCCCCTCCCTGGGCCGCCCCCTGCGGGTGGCCGTGATCGGCAGCGGTCCAAGCGGCATCTACGCCGCCGAGGCGCTGACCAAGCAGACGGCCCTGCCGGTCGAGGTCGACGTATTCGACCGCCTGCCCACCCCCTACGGACTGGTGCGCTACGGGGTGGCCCCCGACCACCTGACCATCAAGAGCGTGACCAGGGCGTTCGAGAAGGTGCTCTCGGACCCCCGTGTGCGCTTTCTGGGCAACGTGGAGTTCGGGACTGACCTCACCCACGAGGAAGCGCGGGGCCTCTATGACGCCATCATCTACACGGTGGGCGCGAGTGCCGACCGCCGCCTGGGGATTCCCGGCGAGGACCTCCGGGGCTCGATGAGCGCGACCGAGTTCGTCGCTTGGTACAACGGCCACCCCGACGCGGCAGCCCGCGAGCTGGTGCTGAATGCACAGGGGGTGGCTGTGGTCGGCGTGGGCAACGTGGCGCTCGACGTAAGCCGCATCCTGGTCAAGACGGTCGACGAGCTGCGAGGGTCAGACATCGCCGGGCACGCGCTGGAGGTGCTGGAGCGGAGCCAGGTCCGCGACGTGTGGGTGCTGGGGCGCCGGGGCGCGGCGCAGGCCAAGTTCACGACCAAGGAGCTGCGCGAGTTCGGCGAGTTGAGCGCCGCCGACCCTATCGTGAAGCCCGCCGAGGTGCAGATCGATGAAGCGACCGAGGCGCTGATCACCGACAACACCGTGAAGAAGAATCTGGAGGTGCTGCGCGACTTCGCCGTGCGGACGCCCGAGGGCAAGGAGCGGCGCATCCACCTGCGCTTTCTGGTGTCGCCCGTCGAGATTCTGGACGACGGCACCGGGCACGTGGGCGGCCTGAAGGTCGAGCGCAACGTGCTGGACGAGTCGGGCAACGCGGTGGGCACCGGCGAGTACGAAGTGCTGCCCGTGCAGATGGTGCTGCGCTCGGTGGGGTACAAGGGGGTCGCGCTGCCCGGCGTGCCCTTCGACGAGCGCCGGGGCGTGATTCCCAACGCGGAGGGCCGGGTGGAGGGCCGCCCCGGTGAGTACACCGCCGGGTGGATCAAGCGCGGTCCCAGCGGCGTAATCGGCACGAACAAGAAGGATGCGGTGGACACGGTGGCCGGATTGCTCGCCGATGCCCAGGCCGGGGCGCTGCCTGCCGCCCCCCAGCCCAGCCGGGAGACCGTGGACGCCCTGCTGCGCGGCAAGGGCGTGGACGTGTACACCTACCACGACTGGCAGGTCCTCGACGCCCATGAACTCGCTCAGGGTGAGCAGCAGGGCCGCCCCCGCGCCAAGGTGGTCCACCGCCACGAGATGCTGACGCACCGCAAGGGCTGA
- a CDS encoding acyltransferase — MSEPASPTPALASSPAAPLEQGATAAPRLTAVDTFRGLTIMEVVAHHTSGMALRHAEAGSLAHELLLILNRTLHFAVPAFVFLSAVVLTRSLLKKFDLRRYFTRRVTRGAWPYVLWSALYAVWYVGTTQRPPEQLTDPERWSFWLLYGKASFHLYFLLVALEVYLLLPLLLPLARRRPPIGLMLALGAAAQLGMYFLNREVLTLQFPASTVLWYLLPVLTGIGVGARLDEFPAWWRRRLPLLLGALAVVFALYLPTAVGNLKGEPTVPLTYNALNWGYSILVALTLLGAAYAWQRRGPEGGGTLRRAIATLGTVSLPIYLIHPALLQFLEYGVGIPDGGPLSLAVTATLYFLIALLIPMVIGRLLLGRRLGLLIFGR, encoded by the coding sequence ATGTCCGAGCCTGCTTCCCCCACGCCTGCCCTGGCTTCCTCGCCCGCCGCGCCGCTGGAGCAGGGGGCGACGGCTGCCCCGCGCCTCACAGCAGTGGACACCTTTCGGGGGCTGACCATCATGGAGGTCGTGGCGCACCACACCAGCGGCATGGCCCTGCGGCACGCCGAGGCGGGGTCGCTCGCGCACGAGCTGCTGCTCATCCTCAACCGCACCCTGCACTTCGCGGTGCCCGCCTTCGTGTTCCTCTCGGCGGTGGTGCTGACGCGCAGCCTGCTGAAGAAGTTCGACTTGCGGCGCTACTTCACCCGGCGCGTCACCCGTGGGGCGTGGCCCTACGTGCTGTGGAGCGCCCTGTACGCCGTGTGGTACGTGGGCACCACCCAGCGCCCCCCCGAGCAGCTCACGGACCCGGAACGCTGGAGCTTCTGGCTGCTGTACGGCAAGGCGAGCTTCCACCTGTACTTCCTGCTCGTGGCGCTCGAGGTTTACCTGCTGCTGCCGCTGCTGCTGCCGCTGGCCCGGCGGCGTCCCCCCATTGGGCTGATGCTGGCGCTGGGTGCGGCGGCCCAGCTCGGGATGTACTTCCTGAACCGCGAGGTGCTCACCCTGCAATTTCCGGCGAGCACCGTGCTGTGGTACCTGCTCCCAGTGCTGACCGGCATCGGGGTGGGGGCGCGGCTGGACGAGTTCCCGGCGTGGTGGCGCAGGCGGCTGCCGCTGCTGCTGGGGGCGCTGGCGGTGGTGTTCGCGCTGTACCTGCCGACCGCCGTGGGCAACCTGAAAGGTGAGCCCACCGTGCCGCTGACCTACAACGCGCTGAACTGGGGCTACTCCATCCTGGTGGCGCTGACCCTGCTGGGCGCCGCCTACGCCTGGCAGCGGCGGGGGCCGGAGGGCGGCGGCACCCTGCGGCGGGCCATCGCCACGCTGGGGACGGTCAGCCTGCCCATCTACCTGATCCACCCGGCCCTGCTGCAATTCCTGGAATACGGGGTGGGCATTCCGGACGGCGGCCCGCTCAGCCTCGCCGTGACGGCGACCCTGTATTTCCTGATCGCGCTGCTGATCCCGATGGTGATCGGGCGACTGCTGCTGGGCAGGCGGCTGGGACTGTTGATCTTCGGGCGCTGA
- a CDS encoding helix-turn-helix domain-containing protein, whose product MTHTTSLTKTFVDTVTYRPGAVILYPGKSDMLYRVASGLVRVHTMDDDGNGLTLRYVKPGEYFGEEALAGVNRAYFAEAVTDSTVDVINPALMSAEDNLIVTTHLVKTLERAYESIYRLVGKRLRARIAGELLELKDTALATQLDSGETMIYATHDELAAAVGSVRETVTKVVGELSREGVISAGYGKITLKDERALATISAA is encoded by the coding sequence ATGACGCACACCACTTCTCTGACCAAGACCTTCGTGGACACTGTGACCTACCGGCCCGGCGCCGTGATTCTCTACCCCGGCAAGAGCGACATGCTCTACCGCGTGGCGAGCGGCCTGGTGCGCGTGCACACCATGGACGACGACGGCAATGGCCTGACCCTGCGCTACGTCAAGCCCGGCGAGTACTTTGGCGAGGAAGCGCTGGCGGGCGTGAACCGCGCTTACTTCGCGGAGGCCGTGACCGACTCCACCGTGGACGTGATCAACCCCGCCCTGATGAGCGCTGAGGACAACCTCATCGTGACCACGCACCTCGTCAAGACGCTGGAGCGGGCTTACGAGAGCATCTACCGGCTGGTGGGCAAGCGCCTGCGGGCACGCATCGCGGGCGAGCTGCTGGAGCTCAAGGATACCGCGCTGGCGACCCAGCTCGACTCCGGCGAGACGATGATTTACGCCACCCACGACGAACTCGCCGCCGCCGTCGGCTCGGTGCGCGAGACGGTGACCAAGGTGGTGGGCGAACTCAGCCGCGAGGGCGTGATCAGCGCCGGGTACGGCAAGATCACCCTCAAGGACGAGCGGGCGCTGGCGACGATCTCGGCGGCCTGA
- a CDS encoding alpha/beta hydrolase family protein, producing the protein MRRFALSLLTTLAAALAVTGAAATTAVPPLPLPKKPDTVRLERVSGPSFLRVPPACYRQECALVVVSHPRGQSAERLLESTQVSVLVEALLDVPLAVLLSDDGGESTWGSPAALAQVASLRQEAGAHFAWNGRTYALGISMGGLLALRSALPGSPYPVGGVALIDPWTDLRNAWGTALTRRAEINHAYGLEEREPTPDLNPLMLAERAPRLPLFLVASPDDDVVPLETNAMRLRNRAAPGPSRFVQLSGPHLGGNRFSPKVADQLADFFGGLEAQATEQALRR; encoded by the coding sequence ATGCGCCGCTTCGCCCTTTCCCTGCTGACGACCCTGGCCGCTGCCCTTGCCGTGACGGGCGCGGCGGCCACCACTGCCGTCCCTCCGCTGCCCCTCCCCAAAAAGCCCGACACCGTGCGGCTGGAGCGGGTCAGCGGCCCGTCGTTCCTGCGGGTGCCGCCCGCGTGTTACCGCCAGGAATGTGCGCTGGTGGTCGTGTCGCACCCGCGCGGGCAGAGTGCCGAGCGGCTGCTGGAGAGCACGCAGGTCAGCGTGCTCGTGGAGGCCCTGCTGGACGTGCCGCTGGCGGTGCTGCTCAGCGACGACGGCGGCGAGAGCACCTGGGGCAGTCCCGCCGCGCTCGCGCAGGTCGCCAGCCTGCGGCAAGAGGCGGGGGCACATTTTGCCTGGAATGGGCGCACCTACGCCCTGGGGATCAGCATGGGCGGGCTGCTCGCGCTGCGCAGCGCCCTGCCGGGCAGCCCCTACCCGGTGGGCGGCGTGGCCCTGATCGACCCCTGGACCGACCTGAGAAACGCCTGGGGCACCGCCCTGACCCGCCGGGCGGAGATCAACCACGCCTACGGACTGGAGGAACGTGAGCCCACGCCGGACCTCAACCCCCTCATGCTCGCTGAGCGGGCCCCGCGCCTGCCCCTTTTCCTCGTCGCCAGCCCCGACGACGACGTGGTGCCGCTGGAGACGAACGCCATGCGCCTGAGAAACCGCGCGGCTCCCGGCCCCAGCCGCTTCGTGCAGCTGAGCGGCCCGCACCTCGGCGGGAACCGTTTCTCGCCCAAGGTGGCTGACCAGCTCGCCGACTTCTTCGGAGGGCTGGAGGCGCAGGCCACCGAGCAGGCGCTGCGCCGCTGA
- a CDS encoding prephenate dehydrogenase, with the protein MADFASPTPSPLAFQRAAIAGVGLIGGSVALGLRERGLARRVIGYDASMDVLREAEALGVVDEVQAAPGEWLRECDLVVLAAPMGALGPLAHELAPFLSPDALVTDVGSVKAGIAAELDALGVRGFVPGHPMAGSERGGVTHARAALLENAVWVLTPTEYTSLTALSRARQLVEALGAAPVVMPPEAHDSLVATVSHLPYLVSLALTHLVARDERLSLLAAGGFRDLTRVASGDPRMSRDMVVENREALREALARFRRGLERLEADLERPGDLLAAAAEGKRTRDSLPVVRRSLLPPRHDLVVAMPDRPNQIGAVTQALGEAGVNIKDIEVLAIREEGGALRLGLETAADVARAAALLRGAGYEVRGRG; encoded by the coding sequence ATGGCCGATTTCGCGTCCCCCACGCCTTCCCCGCTTGCCTTTCAGCGTGCCGCCATCGCGGGGGTGGGGCTGATCGGGGGCAGCGTGGCGCTGGGACTGCGCGAGCGGGGGCTGGCCCGCCGGGTGATCGGGTACGACGCCAGCATGGACGTGCTGCGCGAGGCCGAGGCGCTCGGCGTGGTGGACGAGGTTCAGGCCGCGCCCGGCGAATGGCTGCGGGAGTGCGACCTCGTGGTGCTCGCCGCGCCGATGGGGGCGCTGGGGCCGCTGGCCCACGAACTGGCCCCCTTCCTGTCGCCAGACGCGCTGGTGACCGATGTGGGCAGCGTCAAGGCGGGCATCGCCGCCGAACTGGACGCGCTGGGGGTGCGCGGCTTCGTGCCGGGGCACCCGATGGCGGGCAGCGAGCGCGGCGGGGTCACGCACGCGCGGGCGGCGCTACTGGAAAACGCGGTCTGGGTGCTCACGCCAACCGAATACACCTCGCTGACGGCCCTGAGCCGCGCCCGGCAGCTCGTGGAGGCGTTGGGGGCGGCCCCGGTCGTCATGCCGCCCGAGGCACACGACAGCCTGGTGGCGACGGTCAGCCACCTGCCTTACCTCGTGAGCCTCGCGCTGACGCACCTCGTGGCGCGGGACGAGCGGCTGAGCCTGCTCGCGGCGGGGGGCTTCCGCGATCTCACGCGGGTGGCCAGCGGCGATCCCCGGATGAGCCGCGACATGGTCGTGGAAAACCGGGAGGCCCTGCGGGAAGCCCTGGCCCGCTTCCGGCGCGGGCTGGAGCGGCTGGAGGCCGACCTGGAGCGCCCCGGCGACCTGCTCGCCGCCGCCGCCGAGGGCAAGCGTACCCGTGACAGCCTGCCCGTGGTGCGCCGCAGCCTGCTCCCGCCCCGGCACGACCTCGTGGTCGCCATGCCCGACCGCCCCAACCAGATCGGGGCCGTGACCCAGGCGCTGGGCGAGGCGGGCGTGAACATCAAGGACATTGAGGTGCTCGCCATCCGCGAGGAGGGGGGCGCCCTGCGGCTGGGGCTGGAAACTGCGGCGGACGTGGCGCGGGCCGCCGCCCTGCTGCGGGGGGCGGGGTACGAGGTGCGGGGACGGGGCTAG
- a CDS encoding arginine--tRNA ligase yields the protein MDLKAQLKAAVERAAADLGAPVDAAIQETPANKPGDYGTPAAFQMAKALGQNPAQVAAQLAQTVQLPAGIARVEAAGPFLNFFVDVGAFVKAVVETPFAMPARPDKIVIEHTSVNPNKELHVGHLRNVVLGDSMARIFRAAGSRVEVQNYIDDTGRQAAEALFAVSHYGRVWDGEQKYDHWLGEGYVRLNADPQKPALEEGISAVMHRLEAGELRGEIEKVVRAHLDTCFRLGARYDLLNWESDVVGSGFLSQAMNILEGSRYTSRPAEGKYAGAFVMDVSEFMPGLEEPNVVLVRSGGTAMYAAKDIGYQFWKFGLFEGMRFKPFTTDPEGNTVWTSAPDGEPDTERRFGHADEVINVIDSRQDHPQTVVRSALGVAGEAEKKERSIHLSYAFVTLEGQTISGRKGIAVSADDAMDEAERRALAVLSEINPDLAARGDAREIARRIGIGAIRFAMLRAEPTRIVDFRWEQALALQGDTAPYVQYAAVRAANILRRAGEAGYAVDATGADWDALPDVDLTLAKQVARLPEVVAQSVRIHSPHVVAQYALDLATSFNAWYNAKDRAGKPATNVLQSPEGLREARLALVGRLRRAFEETLDLIGIEVPAAM from the coding sequence ATGGACCTCAAGGCTCAACTCAAAGCCGCCGTCGAACGGGCCGCCGCCGACCTCGGCGCACCCGTGGACGCGGCCATTCAGGAGACACCCGCCAACAAGCCCGGCGACTACGGCACCCCCGCCGCCTTTCAGATGGCAAAGGCCCTGGGCCAGAACCCCGCACAGGTGGCCGCGCAGCTCGCGCAGACCGTGCAACTCCCGGCGGGCATCGCGCGGGTGGAGGCGGCAGGTCCCTTCCTGAACTTCTTCGTGGACGTGGGGGCCTTCGTCAAGGCCGTGGTCGAGACGCCCTTCGCCATGCCTGCCCGCCCCGACAAAATTGTCATCGAGCACACCTCGGTCAACCCCAACAAGGAACTGCACGTCGGGCACCTCCGCAACGTGGTGCTGGGTGACTCCATGGCCCGCATCTTCCGGGCGGCGGGGTCGCGGGTCGAGGTCCAGAACTACATCGACGACACCGGGCGCCAGGCGGCCGAGGCCCTGTTCGCGGTGTCCCACTACGGCCGGGTCTGGGACGGTGAGCAGAAGTACGACCACTGGCTGGGCGAGGGATACGTGCGCCTCAACGCTGATCCGCAGAAGCCTGCGCTGGAAGAGGGCATCAGCGCCGTCATGCACCGCCTGGAAGCCGGGGAACTGCGCGGGGAGATTGAAAAGGTCGTCCGGGCACACCTGGACACCTGCTTCCGGCTGGGCGCCCGCTACGATCTGCTGAACTGGGAGTCAGATGTGGTGGGCAGCGGCTTTCTGAGTCAGGCGATGAACATCCTGGAGGGCAGCCGCTACACCTCGCGCCCGGCGGAGGGCAAGTACGCGGGCGCCTTCGTGATGGACGTGTCCGAGTTCATGCCGGGGCTGGAGGAACCCAACGTGGTCCTGGTGCGCTCCGGCGGCACCGCGATGTACGCCGCCAAGGACATCGGCTACCAGTTCTGGAAGTTCGGCCTCTTCGAGGGGATGCGGTTCAAGCCCTTCACCACCGACCCCGAGGGGAATACCGTCTGGACCAGCGCCCCCGACGGCGAACCCGACACCGAGCGCCGTTTTGGGCACGCCGACGAGGTCATCAACGTGATCGACTCGCGCCAGGACCACCCCCAGACGGTGGTGCGCTCGGCCCTGGGCGTGGCGGGCGAGGCGGAGAAAAAGGAACGGTCCATCCACCTCTCCTACGCCTTCGTCACGCTGGAGGGCCAGACCATCTCCGGGCGCAAGGGGATCGCGGTCAGCGCCGACGACGCGATGGACGAGGCCGAGCGCCGGGCACTGGCGGTGCTTTCCGAGATCAACCCCGACCTCGCCGCCAGAGGGGACGCCCGCGAGATCGCCCGGCGCATCGGCATCGGCGCGATTCGCTTCGCCATGCTGAGGGCCGAGCCGACCCGCATCGTGGACTTCCGCTGGGAGCAGGCGCTCGCGCTTCAGGGCGACACCGCGCCCTATGTCCAGTACGCCGCCGTCCGCGCCGCGAACATCCTCCGCAGGGCAGGAGAGGCCGGGTACGCGGTGGACGCCACCGGGGCCGACTGGGACGCCCTGCCCGACGTGGACCTCACCCTCGCCAAGCAGGTCGCCCGCTTGCCCGAGGTCGTGGCCCAGAGCGTCCGCATCCACTCGCCGCATGTGGTGGCCCAGTATGCCCTCGATCTCGCCACGTCCTTCAACGCCTGGTACAACGCCAAGGACAGGGCCGGAAAGCCCGCCACCAACGTCCTGCAAAGCCCCGAGGGACTGCGCGAGGCCCGGCTCGCCCTGGTGGGGAGGTTGCGCCGCGCCTTCGAGGAGACGCTGGACCTGATCGGCATCGAGGTTCCGGCGGCGATGTAA
- a CDS encoding ankyrin repeat domain-containing protein: protein MSDSTRPVPDAETLAFLQDVLELVRFGDAERLRPLLSGGLPPNLLNQRGDSLLMLASYHGHFEAARLLLEHGADPELFNDRGQTPLGAAAFRGDRAMLELLLAHGAWVDGTGPDGRTPLMLAAMFGRGEMIEMLLAHGADPHRRDAGGFTAVEAARQMGAEETAQWLEARLGQG, encoded by the coding sequence ATGTCCGACTCCACCCGCCCCGTGCCCGACGCCGAGACCCTCGCCTTTCTGCAAGACGTGCTGGAACTGGTGCGCTTCGGGGACGCCGAGCGGCTGCGGCCCCTGCTCTCGGGCGGCCTGCCCCCCAACCTGCTCAACCAGCGCGGCGACAGCCTGCTGATGCTGGCGAGCTACCACGGCCACTTTGAAGCGGCCCGGCTGCTGCTGGAGCACGGCGCCGACCCCGAGCTGTTCAACGACCGCGGCCAGACGCCGCTGGGGGCCGCCGCCTTCCGGGGCGACCGGGCGATGCTGGAATTGCTGCTCGCGCACGGGGCGTGGGTAGACGGCACCGGGCCGGACGGCCGCACCCCGCTGATGCTCGCGGCGATGTTCGGGCGCGGGGAGATGATCGAGATGCTCCTCGCCCACGGCGCCGACCCCCACCGCCGCGACGCGGGCGGCTTCACGGCGGTCGAGGCGGCCCGGCAGATGGGGGCCGAAGAAACGGCCCAGTGGCTGGAAGCGCGGCTGGGTCAGGGCTGA
- the gyrA gene encoding DNA gyrase subunit A encodes MTGIHPVDITAEVKTNFINYAMNVIVDRALPDVRDGMKPVQRRIMYAMLLEGLAANQKHAKSAAVVGEVMKKYHPHGDSSIYDAMVRLGQWWNMRYTLVDPQGNFGSIDGDPPAAMRYTEARMTKLAEEVLADLEKETVYMKPNYDETTVEPSVLPSAVPNLLINGAAGIAVGMATNIPPHNLTEISNGLLALIDNPAITLDEMLTHVQGPDFPTGGRISRQGIREAYATGHAGLKVRGKARIDEKNGRNQIVISEIPYQVNKTNLIQTISAMYKVGKIPDISALRDESDRKEPVRIVIELKRGAIPTLVLNQLYKYTQLQSTFTVMNLSIVNGEPRVLPLIDTMRAFLDHRRDVVTKRTAYELKKAEERAHVLEGLVKALDHIDEVIERIRASNTAAEARDTLMTRFALTEIQAQAILDMRLQRLVGLEREKLMGEYDELQKTIARLRSILGEERLLWREIKKEIRDIRDRYGDERRSAITDLEDDISKEDLIAVEDMVITMTRAGYLKRTNLTAYRAQGRGGRGASGGKLREEDVNTGVFVGSTHDYMLFFTDQGRVFHEKIYDLPEAGRDAKGTHIRNLFPALRDDENIASVLSVKGFSEPGSFVFATKRGMLKKTLITEYGNITSAGLIAINLQPGDELIGVGIQHDGAHVVLATRDGQAMRFAATEVRDTGRATQGVIGIRLRGGDEVVSMALVPGGDEGSELLAISECGLGKRTPVGEYPSKGRGGLGVITLDVTDKTGKLVALTHVAGNEELMVLTEKGTVIRTRVEEVRVTGRNAQGVKVINLGSGDRVIDAFPIRREDEL; translated from the coding sequence ATGACTGGAATCCATCCCGTTGATATCACCGCAGAAGTCAAGACCAATTTCATCAACTACGCGATGAACGTGATCGTGGACCGGGCGCTGCCCGATGTCCGCGATGGCATGAAGCCGGTGCAGCGCCGGATCATGTACGCCATGCTGCTTGAGGGCCTGGCCGCCAACCAGAAGCATGCCAAGTCGGCGGCGGTGGTCGGCGAGGTCATGAAGAAGTACCACCCCCACGGCGACTCGTCGATCTACGACGCGATGGTCCGGCTGGGGCAGTGGTGGAACATGCGCTACACCCTGGTCGACCCCCAGGGCAACTTCGGCTCCATTGACGGCGACCCGCCCGCTGCGATGCGCTACACCGAAGCCCGCATGACCAAGCTCGCCGAGGAAGTACTGGCCGACCTCGAAAAAGAGACCGTTTACATGAAGCCCAACTACGACGAGACCACCGTGGAACCCTCGGTGCTTCCGTCGGCGGTGCCCAACCTGCTGATTAACGGGGCGGCGGGCATCGCGGTGGGCATGGCGACGAACATCCCGCCGCACAACCTCACCGAGATCAGCAACGGGCTGCTCGCCCTGATCGACAACCCCGCGATCACCCTCGACGAGATGCTGACCCACGTGCAGGGACCGGACTTCCCGACGGGCGGGCGCATCTCCCGCCAGGGCATCCGCGAGGCGTACGCGACCGGACACGCGGGCCTGAAGGTGCGCGGCAAGGCCCGCATCGACGAGAAAAACGGCCGCAACCAGATTGTCATCTCCGAGATCCCGTATCAGGTCAACAAGACCAACCTGATCCAGACCATCTCGGCGATGTACAAGGTGGGCAAGATTCCCGACATCTCGGCCCTGCGCGACGAGTCCGACCGCAAGGAACCTGTGCGGATCGTGATCGAACTCAAGCGCGGCGCGATTCCCACGCTGGTGCTCAACCAGCTGTACAAGTACACCCAGCTTCAATCGACCTTCACGGTGATGAACCTCAGCATCGTGAACGGCGAGCCGCGCGTGCTGCCCCTGATCGACACCATGCGGGCCTTCCTCGACCACCGCCGCGACGTGGTGACCAAGCGCACCGCCTACGAGCTGAAAAAGGCCGAGGAACGCGCCCACGTGCTGGAGGGGTTGGTTAAGGCGCTGGACCACATCGACGAGGTGATCGAGCGCATCCGGGCCAGCAACACGGCGGCCGAGGCGCGGGACACCCTGATGACCCGCTTTGCCCTGACCGAGATTCAGGCGCAGGCGATCCTCGACATGCGCCTTCAGCGCCTCGTGGGCCTGGAGCGCGAGAAGTTGATGGGCGAGTACGACGAGTTGCAAAAGACCATTGCCCGCCTGCGGTCCATCCTGGGCGAGGAGCGGCTGCTGTGGCGCGAGATCAAGAAGGAAATCCGCGACATCCGCGACCGCTACGGCGACGAGCGGCGCAGCGCGATCACCGACCTGGAAGACGACATCTCCAAGGAAGACCTGATCGCCGTCGAAGACATGGTCATCACCATGACGCGGGCGGGGTACCTCAAGCGCACCAACCTGACGGCCTACCGGGCGCAGGGGCGCGGTGGGCGCGGGGCCTCGGGCGGCAAGCTGCGCGAGGAGGACGTCAATACGGGCGTGTTCGTGGGCAGCACGCACGACTACATGCTGTTCTTCACCGATCAGGGCCGGGTCTTCCACGAGAAGATCTATGACCTGCCGGAAGCGGGCCGCGACGCCAAGGGCACCCACATCCGCAACCTCTTCCCTGCCCTGCGCGACGACGAGAACATCGCGTCGGTGCTGAGCGTGAAGGGCTTCAGCGAGCCCGGCAGCTTCGTCTTTGCCACCAAGCGCGGGATGCTGAAAAAGACCCTGATCACCGAGTACGGCAACATCACCTCGGCGGGCCTGATTGCCATCAACCTCCAGCCGGGCGACGAACTGATCGGCGTGGGTATTCAGCACGACGGCGCCCACGTGGTGCTCGCGACCCGTGACGGTCAGGCGATGCGCTTCGCGGCGACCGAGGTGCGCGACACCGGTCGCGCCACCCAGGGCGTGATCGGGATTCGCCTGCGCGGCGGCGATGAGGTGGTCAGCATGGCGCTGGTCCCCGGCGGCGACGAGGGCAGCGAGCTGCTCGCGATCAGCGAGTGCGGGCTGGGCAAGCGCACCCCGGTGGGCGAGTACCCCAGCAAGGGGCGCGGCGGCCTCGGCGTGATCACCCTCGACGTGACCGACAAGACGGGCAAGCTCGTTGCCCTGACTCACGTGGCGGGCAACGAGGAACTGATGGTCCTGACTGAAAAGGGTACCGTGATTCGCACCCGCGTCGAGGAGGTTCGCGTGACCGGCCGCAACGCGCAGGGCGTCAAGGTGATCAACCTCGGTTCCGGCGACCGCGTGATCGACGCTTTCCCCATCCGCCGCGAGGACGAACTCTAA